From a region of the Lactuca sativa cultivar Salinas chromosome 4, Lsat_Salinas_v11, whole genome shotgun sequence genome:
- the LOC111914629 gene encoding DUF724 domain-containing protein 3 — translation MDSQNECNNKNNRKLEVSNVAEKQEIKDLWTVLPKEEIETYGQTNGPRTRIQCSDTEFVNSWKELGEERCTILRTNLKDNPFQSLLELDGGVRNNDLILDLVSIFNVSNKSLNINGHDYRVTPEEFTHIMGIKDGVEEIDLKKHPSKELKTLFADSNPCQFTVSNKKIAVHLKSNDMNIATKAYALLSLLRIVCAPGRGSLNGKYLNNIDDMNHKRWATHAIETLVQSIASFQNRKGLKQKYLGGCVLFLQLFYMNKASMNPKKDVLLLHHFKKNVVDTFLKEHKKRTAGLLFTVGKRVEVRIKVGNLKVWFPATVVENLGDNSFLVEHQQPGIGDEATLHKVTVDYQQIRPSPPHLSLRDKDFVLLEKVDAYYDFGWWRGVVTKKLADNRYNVFFKYTKKEREFDCSSVRPRMKWKRGKWFITFQGQGECNSVKGETDGRTTQSKQLEQTTPKQSTVATSIAKRTNQTDLDSNDSNSLPSRRLGNEIRSDDPSLSSQNTNGQSQGLDTECSKRGKGAEPKTPTMDSSRKKGRLETELIGKGAKDDPAKTRSHKNVEKDVTQCNGMTISQEKKLKQLINVAEGETKQASPCAVLSPLTVVDKEEKEGKEEAEIVSPTPTPKRKRGRPPKLQAISPEIPVSAAAGVAVNDHDHENEGVGPLEMESSVTKRLEQPGAEDNNENVKVQAHPQPQEGKVYSSMRGKGGKRRIISIDSESPPSGATKGEEGLGFGDNFPFKISSPTLWKTIESMEVLRKIPQKPHFGPLEGVKESEREGVAIGSMVTFSRVVDKTCALQFEDPRSAIEECLETVAELELHGFQVELVRERLTQLLLIKEKQEEEDLQQQRLKRITQKMEEAQMEGKRLDSEIDEIDTEIRDLEKRRRRLLSNKEKHDSRIGLIKAAGDRLHQHLTEVGLDFHCLAAAPFLPSGIIMND, via the exons ATGGATTCTCAGAATGAATGTAACAATAAAAATAACAGAAAGCTAGAAGTATCCAATGTTGCAGAAAAACAGGAAATTAAAGACTTGTGGACTGTTTTGCCCAAGGAGGAAATTGAAACATATGGGCAGACAAATGGACCAAGGACTAGAATTCAATGCTCAGACACTGAATTTGTAAACAGTTGGAAAGAATTAGGGGAAGAGAGGTGTACAATTTTGAGAACCAATTTGAAAGATAACCCATTTCAGAGTCTTTTGGAGCTGGATGGTGGGGTGAGAAACAATGATCTTATACTCGATCTAGTATCCATCTTCAATGTCTCTAACAAGAGTCTAAATATCAATGGTCATGACTATAGAGTCACACCTGAAGAATTTACTCACATCATGGGAATTAAAGATGGTGTGGAAGAGATTGATTTGAAAAAACATCCTTCAAAAGAGTTAAAGACATTGTTTGCAGATAGTAATCCCTGTCAATTTACAGTATCCAATAAAAAAATTGCAGTACATCTTAAAAGCAATGACATGAACATTGCTACAAAAGCTTATGCTCTCTTATCCTTGCTTCGTATTGTATGTGCACCAGGAAGGGGTAGCTTAAATGGGAAGTAtttaaataacattgatgatatGAATCACAAGAGGTGGGCAACACATGCCATTGAAACTCTTGTGCAGAGCATTGCTTCTTTTCAGAATAGAAAAGGATTGAAACAAAAATATCTAGGTGGATGTGTTTTGTTTTTACAG TTATTTTATATGAACAAGGCAAGTATGAATCCAAAAAAAGATGTCCTGCTTCTTCACCATTTCAAGAAAAATGTTGTTGATACGTTTTTGAAGGAACATAAAAAG AGAACAGCAGGGTTGCTGTTCACTGTAGGCAAAAGAGTCGAAGTGCGTATTAAGGTAGGAAATCTGAAGGTTTGGTTCCCTGCAACTGTTGTAGAAAACTTGGGCGACAATTCTTTTCTGGTTGAGCATCAGCAGCCAGGAATTGGTGATGAAGCAACTCTTCATAAAGTTACTGTAGATTACCAACAAATCCGACCCTCACCACCTCATCTGAGCCTCAGGGATAAGGATTTTGTTTTGCTGGAAAAGGTGGATGCTTACTATGATTTTGGTTGGTGGAGGGGAGTAGTTACCAAAAAACTTGCTGATAATAGGTACAACGTGTTCTTTAAATAcacaaaaaaagagagagaatttgATTGTTCAAGTGTAAGGCCACGTATGAAGTGGAAACGCGGAAAATGGTTCATCACTTTCCAG GGACAGGGTGAATGTAATTCTGTGAAGGGTGAGACGGATGGGAGAACAACTCAGTCCAAACAGCTTGAGCAGACAACCCCTAAACAATCTACTGTTGCAACCTCAATAGCAAAGAGAACAAATCAGACAGATCTTGACAGCAATGATAGTAATTCACTGCCTTCCAGGAgactgggaaatgaaattaggtCTGATGATCCAAGTTTATCAAGTCAAAACACAAATGGCCAATCTCAGGGGTTGGATACTGAA TGTAGTAAACGAGGAAAAGGTGCTGAACCGAAAACTCCAACAATGGATTCTTCAAGAAAGAAGGGGAGATTGGAAACCGAGCTTATAGGCAAAG GAGCTAAAGATGATCCAGCCAAAACAAGAAGCCACAAAAATGTGGAAAAAGATGTTACCCAATGTAATGGTATGACAATATCACAAGAGAAGAAACTTAAACAGTTGATCAATGTTGCAGAAGGTGAGACAAAACAAGCATCTCCATGTGCTGTGTTGTCACCATTGACAGTGGTTGATAAG GAGGAAAAGGAAGGGAAAGAGGAAGCTGAAATTGTTTCTCCAACTCCAACTCCAAAAAGGAAGAGGGGCAGACCACCTAAATTACAAGCCATAAGTCCCGAGATTCCAGTTTCAGCAGCAGCAGGAG TTGCAGTTAATGATCATGATCATGAGAATGAAGGTGTTGGTCCCCTTGAGATGGAAAGTTCAGTAACCAAACGTTTAGAGCAACCTGGTGCAGAAGACAATAATGAGAATGTAAAAGTACAAGCACATCCACAGCCACAGGAGGGAAAAGTGTATTCATCTATGAGAGGGAAAGGAGGAAAGCGACGGATAATCAGTATAGACTCTGAATCTCCTCCAAGTGGAGCAACCAAGGGAGAAGAAGGTTTAGGTTTTGGTGATAATTTTCCCTTTAAGATAAGCAGTCCTACACTCTGGAAGACAATAGAATCGATGGAAGTGTTGCGCAAGATTCCACAGAAACCACATTTCGGACCATTGGAAGGGGTGAAGGAGAGCGAGCGGGAAGGAGTGGCTATTGGTAGCATGGTGACCTTTTCGCGGGTGGTTGACAAGACTTGTGCGCTGCAATTTGAGGATCCGAGAAGCGCGATAGAGGAGTGTTTGGAAACGGTGGCGGAACTGGAACTTCATGGGTTTCAGGTGGAGCTGGTAAGAGAGCGGTTGACACAGCTGCTTCTCATAAAGGAGAAGCAGGAGGAGGAGGACCTCCAGCAACAACGTTTGAAACGGATCACACAAAAAATGGAGGAGGCACAGATGGAAGGAAAAAGACTGGATTCAGAGATTGATGAAATTGATACGGAGATAAGAGACTTGGAGAAGAGACGCAGGCGGTTACTGTCCAACAAGGAAAAACACGACTCACGGATAGGTCTTATTAAGGCCGCTGGGGACCGGCTCCACCAACACCTCACGGAAGTTGGACTGGATTTTCATTGCTTGGCAGCTGCCCCCTTTCTTCCATCTGGCATCATTATGAATGATTGA